One window from the genome of Solea solea chromosome 13, fSolSol10.1, whole genome shotgun sequence encodes:
- the LOC131471460 gene encoding lysosomal thioesterase PPT2-like isoform X2 gives MKSPQKLRGSPLLMRLPPLHLRLLMLLVALCAEGYRPVVIVHGLFDGPKQFQTLSVYINKVHPGTEVRVIDLYNNMSSLKPMWRQVTDFRKAIDSIMRNAPDGIHLICFSQGGLICRALLSTTPNHNVHAFISLSSPQAGQYGDTDYLKWVFPKHLKKTVFTFCYRQFGQKVSVCEYWNDPHHRFQYLQNNNFLSMLNGDIRHSNIKAWRENFLRIKKLVLVGGPDDGVITPWQSSHFGFYDSNENVIEMRDQEERHVWAEDAGRSWGRVDVHSA, from the exons ATGAAGAGTCCGCAGAAGCTCCGAGGATCTCCGCTGCTGATGCGGCTCCCGCCGCTGCATCTGCGGCTGTTGATGCTGTTGGTTGCACTTTGCGCTGAAGGCTACAGGCCCGTGGTCATCGTGCACGGGCTTTTTGATGGACCCAAGCAGTTTCAAACTCTGTCTGTCTACATCAACAAG GTGCACCCAGGTACCGAGGTGCGAGTGATTGACTTGTACAACAACATGTCCAGTCTGAAGCCCATGTGGAGGCAGGTCACAGACTTCAGGAAAGCCATCGACTCCATCATGAGGAACGCTCCAGATGGCATCCATCTTATCTGCTTTTCACAAG gcGGTCTGATTTGCAGAGCACTTCTCTCCACAACCCCGAACCACAATGTGCATGCCTTCATTTCACTGTCCTCACCACAGGCTGGACAATATGGAG ACACAGACTACCTGAAGTGGGTGTTTCCTAAACATTTAAAGAagacagtgtttacattttgcTACAGGCAATTTGGACAgaaagtgtctgtttgtgaatACTGGAACG ACCCTCACCATAGGTTCCAGTACCTGCAGAACAACAATTTTCTGTCAATGCTTAATGGAGACATACGTCATAGTAACATTAAAG CATGGAGGGAAAACTTCCTTCGCATCAAAAAGCTTGTCCTGGTTGGTGGACCAGATGATGGTGTCATCACTCCTTGGCAGTCCAG CCACTTTGGATTTTATGACAGCAATGAAAATGTAATCGAAATGAGGGATCAGGAG GAAAGACACGTTTGGGCTGAAGACGCTGGACGCTCGTGGGGACGTGTGGACGTGCACTCAGCCTGA
- the LOC131471460 gene encoding lysosomal thioesterase PPT2-like isoform X1: protein MKSPQKLRGSPLLMRLPPLHLRLLMLLVALCAEGYRPVVIVHGLFDGPKQFQTLSVYINKVHPGTEVRVIDLYNNMSSLKPMWRQVTDFRKAIDSIMRNAPDGIHLICFSQGGLICRALLSTTPNHNVHAFISLSSPQAGQYGDTDYLKWVFPKHLKKTVFTFCYRQFGQKVSVCEYWNDPHHRFQYLQNNNFLSMLNGDIRHSNIKAWRENFLRIKKLVLVGGPDDGVITPWQSSHFGFYDSNENVIEMRDQEFYRKDTFGLKTLDARGDVWTCTQPEVKHVQWHSNYTVFMRCIEKWLT from the exons ATGAAGAGTCCGCAGAAGCTCCGAGGATCTCCGCTGCTGATGCGGCTCCCGCCGCTGCATCTGCGGCTGTTGATGCTGTTGGTTGCACTTTGCGCTGAAGGCTACAGGCCCGTGGTCATCGTGCACGGGCTTTTTGATGGACCCAAGCAGTTTCAAACTCTGTCTGTCTACATCAACAAG GTGCACCCAGGTACCGAGGTGCGAGTGATTGACTTGTACAACAACATGTCCAGTCTGAAGCCCATGTGGAGGCAGGTCACAGACTTCAGGAAAGCCATCGACTCCATCATGAGGAACGCTCCAGATGGCATCCATCTTATCTGCTTTTCACAAG gcGGTCTGATTTGCAGAGCACTTCTCTCCACAACCCCGAACCACAATGTGCATGCCTTCATTTCACTGTCCTCACCACAGGCTGGACAATATGGAG ACACAGACTACCTGAAGTGGGTGTTTCCTAAACATTTAAAGAagacagtgtttacattttgcTACAGGCAATTTGGACAgaaagtgtctgtttgtgaatACTGGAACG ACCCTCACCATAGGTTCCAGTACCTGCAGAACAACAATTTTCTGTCAATGCTTAATGGAGACATACGTCATAGTAACATTAAAG CATGGAGGGAAAACTTCCTTCGCATCAAAAAGCTTGTCCTGGTTGGTGGACCAGATGATGGTGTCATCACTCCTTGGCAGTCCAG CCACTTTGGATTTTATGACAGCAATGAAAATGTAATCGAAATGAGGGATCAGGAG TTTTATAGGAAAGACACGTTTGGGCTGAAGACGCTGGACGCTCGTGGGGACGTGTGGACGTGCACTCAGCCTGAAGTCAAGCATGTTCAATGGCACTCCAACTACACAGTGTTCATGAGATGCATAGAGAAGTGGCTCACATGA
- the si:ch73-95l15.5 gene encoding uncharacterized protein si:ch73-95l15.5 has protein sequence MMSYRGKNDSCRICGGALQGNQRRWLFGGHNKKPGQPGQPGQPETPTESLRGGGVFRSSCSSPWGSTLSLGSSGSLSKSHSSLSSPSKAVDLLSVLTHILGQSVPRNTDHGEFVCGKCVCVLERVFKFDSVIARVRVLSSERLQKLIQERDKIRQWVRHNYCQRHPRDFHSRGSTSEEEGDAEKEGYREMLRENMALSEYECWSDKWDTCPYFIRTGKRCRKGKGCEGCDSVRVSDSAYESVCGVPRRLTMQPFSPLALSRDKSQSMPLHWHKVPFISSSPASLAGSRMSSRASSRAGSVQSLDSLDGNDPFDSPGDHTVNFVLKELRRVEGKPVSSPSGSRIPVLGKRDARFSGKSPSVNRVLTFGEVGNGEEDVDEEDGDVLTKLRDEFMPLHPERTGVRGHRAVRHLRGQLDQALSQIRILKAELDHGRRGKPTEVNGSDWTHLLQEEGGSISSSSSSSSSIIISSSSSSSIISSIISSSSSSSLLQSLGSALHSRERLIQECMTLIRRLCEEEGGATQLTDKLTENLREILSDNKAALHTLRTEITEKENSMKKEIEALRKAGRDRERDLDILTTVLQCNQDVIKDLQVALAEKEHLQEEVEKERELWRQRDQALAAVQQEKDALIRFLKEELHNPQNNVQVSRAALLGEREVNSATLCQEVTKLTTALQEYQDMVQSQQQKYSETVSSLRTQLRDTRQDLREKEKEKKEAERSWQTTREDGEREDRKLRDSLDKRDKLIERILLDAEERDRVFRELQLNLHNKPHPLTAVKHTL, from the exons ATGATGTCATACAGAGGAAAAAACGACTCGTGCCGCATATGTGGAGGTGCTCTCCAAGGCAACCAAAGGCGCTGGCTGTTTGGAGGCCACAACAAGAAGCCTGGTCAGCCTGGTCAGCCTGGTCAGCCTGAGACCCCGACAGAGTCTCTAAGAGGAGGAGGCGTGTTCcgctcctcctgcagcagcccCTGGG gcAGCACATTATCTCTTGGTTCTTCTGGGTCTCTCTCCAAGTCCCATTCATCGCTGAGCTCCCCGTCCAAAGCGGTGGATCTGCTCTCCGTGTTGACCCATATCCTCGGCCAGTCTGTGCCACGGAACACTGATCACGGGGAGTTCGTATGTGGCAAGTGTGTCTGCGTCCTGGAGCGTGTGTTCAAGTTTGACTCTGTGATAGCCCGGGTCAGGGTGCTTTCATCAGAGCGGCTCCAGAAGCTGATCCAGGAGAGGGACAAGATCCGACAGTGGGTGCGCCATAACTACTGCCAGAGACACCCGCGGGACTTCCACAGCCGAGGCAGCACCAGCGAGGAAGAGGGAGACGCAGAGAAGGAAGGCTACAGGGAAATGCTGAGAGAGAATATGGCTCTGTCAGAGTACGAGTGCTGGTCTGATAAGTGGGACACGTGTCCCTATTTCATAAGAACAGGTAAAAGATGCAGAAAGGGCAAAGGGTGCGAGGGCTGTGACTCGGTACGAGTGTCCGACTCAGCATATGAGTCTGTTTGTGGAGTTCCTCGCCGCTTGACTATGCAACCCTTCTCCCCGTTGGCGTTGTCGCGGGACAAATCCCAGAGCATGCCGCTGCACTGGCACAAGGTTCCATTCATCAGCTCCAGCCCGGCGTCGCTGGCCGGATCCAGAATGTCCTCACGAGCGTCCTCCCGTGCCGGCTCCGTTCAGTCTTTGGACTCCCTTGATGGCAATGACCCATTTGACTCACCAGGTGATCACACAGTCAACTTTGTGCTTAAGGAGCTCAGAAGGGTTGAAGGGAAGCCGGTCAGTTCTCCATCAGGGAGCAGGATCCCAGTTCTGGGCAAGAGGGACGCGAGGTTCTCTGGAAAATCTCCGTCTGTGAACAGGGTGCTGACGTTTGGTGAGGTGGGGAATGGAGAGGAAGACGTAGATGAAGAGGACGGGGACGTCTTAACAAAGCTGAGGGATGAGTTCATGCCTCTTCATCCAGAG CGCACTGGTGTCAGGGGCCATCGTGCGGTCAGGCACCTACGAGGCCAGTTGGACCAAGCTCTGTCCCAGATCAGGATCTTGAAGGCCGAGCTGGATCACGGCAGACGAGGAAAACCCACTGAAGTCAACGGGTCAGACTGGACACAT CTGCTTCAGGAGGAGGGtggcagcatcagcagcagcagcagcagcagcagcagcatcatcatcagcagcagcagcagcagcagcatcatcagcagcatcatcagcagcagcagcagcagctccctgCTGCAGAGCCTGGGTTCCGCCCTGCACAGCCGCGAGCGCCTGATTCAG GAGTGTATGACTCTGATCAGAAGactgtgtgaggaggagggaggagccaCGCAGCTGACTGACAAACTCACCGAGAATCTGAGGGAAATTCTCTCTGACAACAAG GCCGCTCTGCACACGCTGAGGACGGAaatcacagagaaagaaaatagtATGAAGAAAGAGATTGAGGCGCTGAGAAAGGCTGGgagagaccgagagagagaCCTCGATATACTCACCACTGTGCTCCAGTGCAACCAGGATGTTAtcaag GACTTGCAGGTGGCCCTGGCGGAGAAGGAGCAtctgcaggaggaggtggagaaagaGCGGGAGCTGTGGAGACAAAGGGACCAGGCCCTCGCTGCTGTCCAGCAGGAGAAGGACGCTCTGATCCGCTTCCTCAAAGAGGAGCTGCACAACCCTCAGAACAATGTGCAG GTGAGCCGAGCAGCCTTGTtgggagaaagagaggtaaACAGCGCCACCTTGTGCCAGGAGGTCACTAAGCTCACCACAGCCCTGCAGGAATACCAGGACATGGTGCAG AGTCAGCAGCAGAAATACAGCGAGACAGTGTCTTCTCTGAGGACTCAACTCCGGGACACTCGGCAGGAcctgagggagaaagagaaggagaagaaggaggcgGAGAGATCCTGGCAGACCACCAGAgaggacggagagagagaggacaggaaactGAGGGACAGTTTGGACAAGAGAGATAAACTCATCGAG CGTATCCTGTTGGACGCTGAGGAGCGAGACCGTGTGTTCAGAGAGCTGCAGCTGAACCTGCACAACAAACCTCACCCTCTGACTGCCGTCAAACACACTCTGTGA
- the LOC131471460 gene encoding lysosomal thioesterase PPT2-like isoform X3, with the protein MKSPQKLRGSPLLMRLPPLHLRLLMLLVALCAEGYRPVVIVHGLFDGPKQFQTLSVYINKVHPGTEVRVIDLYNNMSSLKPMWRQVTDFRKAIDSIMRNAPDGIHLICFSQGGLICRALLSTTPNHNVHAFISLSSPQAGQYGDTDYLKWVFPKHLKKTVFTFCYRQFGQKVSVCEYWNDPHHRFQYLQNNNFLSMLNGDIRHSNIKAWRENFLRIKKLVLVGGPDDGVITPWQSSGTPAGLKKTPTGQKTPAGE; encoded by the exons ATGAAGAGTCCGCAGAAGCTCCGAGGATCTCCGCTGCTGATGCGGCTCCCGCCGCTGCATCTGCGGCTGTTGATGCTGTTGGTTGCACTTTGCGCTGAAGGCTACAGGCCCGTGGTCATCGTGCACGGGCTTTTTGATGGACCCAAGCAGTTTCAAACTCTGTCTGTCTACATCAACAAG GTGCACCCAGGTACCGAGGTGCGAGTGATTGACTTGTACAACAACATGTCCAGTCTGAAGCCCATGTGGAGGCAGGTCACAGACTTCAGGAAAGCCATCGACTCCATCATGAGGAACGCTCCAGATGGCATCCATCTTATCTGCTTTTCACAAG gcGGTCTGATTTGCAGAGCACTTCTCTCCACAACCCCGAACCACAATGTGCATGCCTTCATTTCACTGTCCTCACCACAGGCTGGACAATATGGAG ACACAGACTACCTGAAGTGGGTGTTTCCTAAACATTTAAAGAagacagtgtttacattttgcTACAGGCAATTTGGACAgaaagtgtctgtttgtgaatACTGGAACG ACCCTCACCATAGGTTCCAGTACCTGCAGAACAACAATTTTCTGTCAATGCTTAATGGAGACATACGTCATAGTAACATTAAAG CATGGAGGGAAAACTTCCTTCGCATCAAAAAGCTTGTCCTGGTTGGTGGACCAGATGATGGTGTCATCACTCCTTGGCAGTCCAG TGGAACACCAGCaggactaaaaaaaacaccaacaggacagaaaacaccagcaggagaataa
- the zp3d.2 gene encoding zona pellucida sperm-binding protein 3d.2 — protein sequence MCHLAHLSLFLILPLMSPADGGAPRHHTEHVLPPPYLHLPVFVDSSVPLVERERFSPARGSGQEPLPAAVREILIPTERPSSPLFVRGPNPVRTRCKMNKMHVQVDRSLFGTDEPRPQLRLGSCEASNHTKDFLHFEYEFGTCGATRTIIDNQVAYSNTLRYDPPKIQGPIRRAVPFFLSVACYYNRYQYSYKIGYKPKMQMHKIFKSMKNRAKFTLTPRNVKWERLFPSDQFVLGKPMYFEAEAVSISPDKRLYVHSCHVTPDNSHTSKLQFPVVKNFGCMTESKEGHSRFIPYKNNIVRFTVDAFLFKGMTDQHLYMHCNISVGTSVPSPTTKSCNYDPKAGRWVELYGPPSVCSCCDSNCSSVASTAKTKTITSKLWTIKPEVRASTIPKRTMVSTSSTSSTSSTSSTTTTTTTTSAATTTTAAPRPGTEGGVTAGGTQLQAGVKAESTVKDMDWPFTGGGVTWVGLEWDQKLEQGSAVVDEETVTEPHRIFEETFDFDK from the exons atgtgtcatttggcTCACCTTTCGTTATTTCTTATCTTACCGTTGATGTCTCCCGCTGATGGAGGAGCACCGCGACATCACACCGAGCACGTTCTGCCCCCGCCATACCTCCACCTGCCCGTGTTCGTGGACTCGAGTGTGCCGCTGGTGGAGAGGGAGCGCTTCTCTCCGGCCAGAGGCTCCGGACAGGAACCTCTACCTGCGGCCGTGCGGGAGATCCTGATCCCGACGGAGCGGCCCAGCAGTCCGCTCTTCGTGCGCGGTCCGAATCCCGTGAGGACTCGGTGCAAGATGAACAAGATGCACGTGCAGGTCGACCGAAGCTTGTTCGGTACCGATGAACCACGACCGCAGCTCCGGCTGGGCTCGTGTGAAGCCAGTAACCACACGAAGGATTtccttcactttgaatatgaatttGGCACGTGTGGAGCCACGCGCACG ATAATTGATAATCAAGTGGCCTACTCTAACACGCTACGGTATGATCCACCGAAAATCCAAGGACCAATCAGAAGAGCTGTGCCCTTCTTCCTGTCTGTCGCATGTTATTATAACAG gtaccAGTACTCGTATAAAATTGGCTACAAACCAAAGATGCAGATGCATAAGATCTTCAAATCAATGAAGAACAGGGCGAAATTCACTCTCACCCCACGAAATG TTAAATGGGAAAGACTCTTTCCGTCGGATCAGTTCGTGCTGGGAAAGCCCATGTACTTTGAGGCCGAGGCGGTCTCCATTTCTCCAGACAAAAGACTGTATGTCCACTCGTGTCATGTGACTCCTGATAATTCCCACACCTCcaagcttcagtttcctgtggtGAAGAATTTTGG GTGTATGACTGAAAGCAAGGAAGGTCACTCTAGATTCATCCcctacaaaaacaacatagtCCGATTCACTGTGGATGCCTTCTTGTTTAAGGGAATGACAGACCAG CATCTCTACATGCACTGCAACATATCTGTGGGCACGTCGGTGCCCTCGCCAACAACAAAGTCCTGCAACTACGACCCAAAAGCAGGAAG gTGGGTGGAGCTTTATGGACCCCCCTCAGTCTGTAGCTGCTGTGACTCCAATTGCAGCTCTGTGGCTTCTACAG CAAAGACCAAAACAATCACCAGCAAATTGTGGACAATAAAGCCTGAAGTGAGAGCCTCCACAATCCCAAAAAGGACGATGgtttccacctcctccacctcctccacctcctccacctcctccaccaccaccaccaccaccacgacctcagcagcaacaacaaccacagctgCACCCCGAccagggacagagggaggggtGACTGCAGGGGGCACACAGCTGCAGGCTGGAGTGAAAGCAGAGAGCACAGTGAAGGACATGGACTGGCCCTTCACAGGTGGAGGGGTGACGTGGGTCGGGTTGGAGTGGGATCAGAAGCTGGAGCAGGGCTCTGCAGTTGTGGACGAGGAGACGGTCACAGAACCACACAGAATATTCGAGGAAACCTTtgattttgacaaataa